In Candidatus Zymogenus saltonus, a genomic segment contains:
- a CDS encoding zinc ribbon domain-containing protein, giving the protein MPIYEYTCDTCGEITEALQKVSDPPLEKCEKCGGKLTKLISNSTFILKGTGWYATDYGGKKNGGGDKDKFNMKGDNGNDKAPKADTSKEIKAEKMPEKPKENKGEKSEKGADAS; this is encoded by the coding sequence ATGCCGATATACGAATATACCTGCGACACCTGCGGCGAGATTACGGAGGCGCTCCAAAAGGTCTCGGACCCACCCCTTGAAAAGTGCGAAAAATGCGGGGGCAAGCTAACCAAGCTGATCTCGAACTCCACCTTTATTCTTAAGGGCACCGGCTGGTACGCCACCGACTACGGCGGAAAGAAAAACGGCGGGGGCGATAAAGATAAATTCAACATGAAGGGGGACAACGGAAACGACAAGGCCCCGAAGGCCGATACGTCAAAGGAGATAAAAGCGGAAAAGATGCCGGAAAAGCCGAAGGAGAACAAGGGCGAGAAGAGCGAAAAGGGCGCCGATGCGTCATAG
- a CDS encoding L-erythro-3,5-diaminohexanoate dehydrogenase translates to MKKYKSGDKYGAHRVIRPKGVLPQAADVIDNDMEIYDNEILVDVKTLNVDSASFTQIKEEAKGDEAKIAEIILRTVRERGKQHNPVTGSGGMFIGTIAEIGPKLKGLYDISVGDKIASLVSLSLTPLKIDKIVSVKKDRDQVDVAGRAILFERTVFVKLPSDMPASVALAVLDVAGAPAQTARLVKPGDTVFIIGAGGKSGMLVAFEAKKRAGVTGTIIGTGHSDASTKRITDLGLCDHVIKVDASNPLEVEREVDRLTNGKMADVTINCVNVPNTEMGSILATKRDGLIYFFSMATSFTKAALGAEGVGSDATMIIGNGYATGHAEIALEVLRESPVLMEVFKDLYG, encoded by the coding sequence ATGAAAAAATACAAGAGCGGCGACAAATACGGCGCCCACAGGGTGATAAGGCCGAAGGGGGTGCTTCCCCAGGCGGCCGACGTCATCGATAACGACATGGAGATATACGACAACGAGATATTGGTCGACGTAAAGACGCTGAACGTCGACTCGGCGTCGTTCACCCAGATAAAAGAAGAGGCGAAGGGGGACGAGGCGAAGATCGCCGAAATCATATTGAGGACGGTAAGGGAGAGGGGAAAGCAGCACAACCCGGTCACCGGCTCCGGCGGGATGTTCATAGGGACAATAGCCGAGATAGGCCCTAAGCTCAAGGGCCTTTACGACATTTCCGTTGGGGACAAGATCGCGTCGCTGGTGTCGCTGTCGCTGACACCCTTGAAGATTGACAAGATCGTGAGCGTAAAGAAAGACCGGGACCAGGTGGACGTTGCGGGAAGAGCGATCCTCTTCGAGAGGACGGTATTCGTAAAGTTGCCTTCCGACATGCCGGCGTCGGTGGCGCTGGCGGTTCTGGACGTGGCCGGGGCGCCCGCCCAGACGGCGAGGTTGGTGAAGCCCGGTGACACCGTCTTTATCATCGGCGCCGGCGGAAAGAGCGGGATGCTGGTCGCCTTCGAGGCAAAAAAGAGGGCCGGCGTTACCGGCACGATAATCGGCACCGGCCACAGCGATGCGAGCACAAAGAGGATAACAGACCTTGGCCTCTGTGACCACGTGATCAAGGTCGACGCCTCAAACCCCCTCGAGGTGGAGCGGGAGGTGGATAGGTTGACCAATGGAAAGATGGCCGACGTCACGATAAACTGCGTCAATGTCCCGAACACCGAGATGGGCTCGATCCTCGCCACCAAGAGGGACGGGCTGATATATTTTTTCTCCATGGCGACGAGCTTCACGAAGGCGGCCCTGGGGGCGGAGGGCGTGGGGTCGGACGCCACGATGATAATCGGAAACGGCTACGCGACCGGCCACGCCGAGATCGCGCTGGAGGTCCTCAGGGAGTCGCCCGTGCTTATGGAGGTCTTCAAAGACCTCTACGGTTAG
- a CDS encoding D-lysine 5,6-aminomutase subunit alpha encodes MKSKLDLDRKMVDECRLTAERIADRLHGFIVSHSTDSVERSVLRLMGLDGVDRKGTPLANIVVDAVKRAGRLESGVAGTVADLMAGSGVDIQSLAGGISKGDIKVKGKVKGKVVGAEPLPLKKRREVLRPLVDAGLRRIKKRVDERSSLKERLPMDSGPLLYVIVATGNIFEDVVQAKSAVEMGADCIAVIRSTAQSLLDYVPYGATTEGFGGTYATQENFRIMREALDDAGERAGRYIYLVNYASGLCMPEIAVMAAFERLDMLLNDSMYGIIFRNINTMRTFVDQHFSRTINTRADIIINTGEDNYLTTADAVEQAHTVLASDFINEQFAIKAGLPPRLIGLGHAFEIDPEIEDGFLMEVAQAQMMREIFPDAPIKYMPPTKHITGNVFRAHLIDMMFNAASMMTGQSIHLLGILTEAIHTPHVGDRFLSLQGARYARNNMRNIASEISFERGGRIEMRAKEVLRSAHEMLGEVEEIGLVEALARGMFADIKRSPDEGKGAAGVFKKADGEYFNPFFE; translated from the coding sequence TTGAAATCGAAGCTTGACCTCGACAGGAAGATGGTTGACGAGTGCCGTCTGACGGCGGAGAGGATCGCCGACCGTCTTCACGGATTTATCGTCTCTCATTCCACCGACAGCGTGGAGCGAAGCGTCCTGAGGCTCATGGGGCTTGACGGCGTAGACAGGAAGGGGACTCCGCTCGCGAATATCGTTGTCGATGCGGTGAAGAGAGCGGGGAGGCTCGAATCGGGGGTCGCCGGAACCGTGGCCGACCTGATGGCCGGTTCCGGTGTCGATATTCAATCTTTAGCCGGGGGCATATCCAAGGGGGATATTAAAGTCAAGGGCAAGGTCAAGGGCAAGGTGGTGGGGGCCGAGCCGCTCCCGCTAAAAAAGAGGAGAGAGGTCTTAAGGCCCCTTGTGGACGCGGGCCTAAGGAGGATAAAAAAGAGGGTCGATGAGAGGAGTTCCTTAAAGGAGAGGCTCCCGATGGACAGTGGGCCCCTCCTTTACGTCATCGTCGCCACCGGAAACATCTTTGAAGACGTGGTTCAGGCGAAAAGCGCCGTCGAGATGGGGGCCGACTGCATAGCGGTCATCCGCTCCACGGCCCAGAGCCTACTCGATTACGTCCCCTACGGCGCCACCACGGAGGGCTTCGGCGGGACCTACGCCACTCAGGAGAACTTCAGAATAATGCGCGAGGCCCTGGACGATGCAGGGGAGAGAGCGGGGAGATACATCTACCTCGTCAACTACGCCTCCGGCCTCTGTATGCCGGAGATCGCGGTCATGGCCGCTTTCGAGCGCCTCGACATGCTGCTCAACGACTCGATGTACGGGATAATCTTCAGGAACATCAACACCATGAGGACGTTTGTCGACCAGCACTTCTCCCGGACGATAAACACCCGCGCCGATATTATCATCAACACAGGGGAGGATAACTACCTCACCACGGCGGACGCGGTCGAGCAGGCCCACACGGTTCTGGCCAGCGACTTCATTAACGAACAGTTCGCGATAAAGGCGGGCCTCCCCCCGAGGCTCATAGGGCTGGGCCACGCCTTCGAGATAGACCCGGAGATCGAGGACGGATTTCTGATGGAGGTCGCCCAGGCCCAGATGATGAGGGAGATATTCCCCGACGCCCCGATAAAGTACATGCCCCCCACGAAGCATATCACCGGAAACGTCTTTCGGGCGCACCTGATCGACATGATGTTCAACGCGGCCTCGATGATGACCGGCCAGTCGATACACCTCCTGGGCATTCTGACGGAGGCCATCCACACCCCCCACGTGGGGGACAGGTTTCTCTCCCTTCAGGGGGCGAGATACGCCAGGAACAACATGAGAAACATCGCATCCGAAATATCCTTCGAGAGGGGGGGTAGGATCGAGATGCGGGCCAAGGAGGTCTTGAGGAGCGCCCACGAGATGCTCGGGGAGGTGGAGGAGATCGGGCTGGTCGAGGCGTTGGCGAGGGGGATGTTTGCCGATATAAAGCGAAGCCCCGACGAGGGGAAGGGGGCGGCGGGCGTCTTCAAAAAGGCGGACG